The Thalassophryne amazonica chromosome 8, fThaAma1.1, whole genome shotgun sequence genome includes a window with the following:
- the idh2 gene encoding isocitrate dehydrogenase [NADP], mitochondrial, translated as MAGYLKVLRSVSRSAGAPFSRSPAVLAPAANCQTLQQRNYADKRIKVAQPVVEMDGDEMTRIIWEFIKEKLILSNVDVELKYFDLGLPYRDQTDDQVTIDSALATKKHHVAVKCATITPDEARVEEFGLKKMWKSPNGTIRNILGGTVFREPIICKNIPRLVPGWTQPITIGRHAFGDQYRATDFVVDQPGKFKIIFSPTDGSANKEWEVFDFPAGGCGMGMYNTDESITGFAHSCFQYAITKKWPLYMSTKNTILKAYDGRFKDIFQDIFEKHYKPEFDKLKIWYEHRLIDDMVAQVLKSSGAFVWACKNYDGDVQSDILAQGFGSLGLMTSVLVCPDGKTIEAEAAHGTVTRHYREHQKGRPTSTNPIASIFAWTRGLEHRGKLDGSSDLMKFCQTLEKVCVQTVESGTMTKDLAGCIHGLANVKLNEHYVNTTDFLDAIKTNLDKALGK; from the exons ATGGCTGGATATTTGAAAGTCCTCCGCTCCGTTTCCAGGTCGGCCGGTGCGCCTTTTTCCAGGAGCCCCGCGGTGCTTGCGCCGGCTGCAAATTGCCAGACTTTACAACAAAGAAACT ATGCCGACAAACGTATCAAAGTGGCTCAGCCAGTGGTGGAGATGGATGGAGATGAGATGACCAGGATTATCTGGGAGTTCattaaagagaag CTCATTCTGTCCAATGTTGATGTGGAATTGAAGTATTTTGACTTGGGACTGCCCTACCGTGACCAGACTGATGACCAAGTCACCATTGACTCTGCTCTCGCTACCAAGAAGCACCATGTGGCAGTTAAATGTGCTACCATCACACCCGATGAAGCAAGAGTGGAAG AGTTTGGCCTGAAGAAGATGTGGAAAAGCCCCAATGGAACAATTAGAAACATTCTGGGTGGCACCGTCTTCCGTGAGCCAATCATTTGCAAGAACATTCCCAGGCTCGTTCCAGGCTGGACTCAGCCCATCACCATTGGCAGGCACGCCTTTGGTGATCAG TACAGAGCAACAGATTTTGTTGTGGATCAACCCGGCAAATTCAAGATTATCTTTTCCCCTACTGATGGGAGTGCAAACAAGGAATGGGAGGTGTTTGACTTCCCTGCTGGTGGCTGTGGGATGGGCATGTATAACACAGATGAG TCTATTACAGGTTTTGCACATAGCTGCTTCCAGTATGCCATTACCAAGAAGTGGCCGCTGTACATGAGCACCAAGAACACCATTCTTAAAGCCTATGATGGCAGATTTAAAGACATTTTCCAGGATATCTTTGAAAA GCACTACAAGCCAGAGTTTGACAAATTGAAGATCTGGTACGAGCACAGGCTTATTGATGACATGGTTGCCCAAGTGCTGAAGTCCTCTGGAGCTTTTGTGTGGGCTTGTAAGAACTATGATGGAGATGTTCAGTCTGATATCCTTGCTCAGG GTTTTGGTTCTTTGGGTCTGATGACATCAGTGCTTGTGTGCCCTGATGGTAAGACTATTGAGGCTGAGGCTGCCCACGGCACTGTGACCAGGCACTATCGCGAACACCAGAAG GGAAGGCCAACTAGCACCAATCCAATTGCCAGCATTTTTGCTTGGACTAGAGGCCTGGAGCATCGTGGGAAACTTGATGGCAGCTCTGACCTCATGAA GTTCTGTCAGACCCTTGAGAAGGTCTGTGTTCAAACTGTTGAGAGCGGCACGATGACCAAGGACCTGGCAGGCTGCATCCATGGACTGGCCAA TGTCAAGCTGAATGAACACTACGTCAATACTACAGACTTCCTTGACGCCATCAAGACAAATCTGGATAAAGCTCTTGGCAAGTGA
- the znf710a gene encoding zinc finger protein 710a has translation MRSLKHLKHHSRNNVEEQSSHLVRTYPKMTEGLVDVGTQTEPVVVLSLAQAAVLGLISQNEIFGATIAPNGFYMGEPRECPPPPPEAMEYEYADQLIGANGDYLADPARESEPQPHCSERKRPGPRGRTKRLRSDGELEGHPPEISGPQAQVKGEQSELDTPPSCIHIHNRHSSEKPEEPVTPQRSLKKEQACVNCPTCVRDTASQQTEVQPQQEQEESAGRERQEKQEELVVEEEVEEALNLKTNGGSSSPLENRYYESNGVTYESADVALPAEYEENGQAMLWSDPEGLARRMQIDRLDINVQIDESYCVDVGEGLKRWKCRMCEKSYTSKYNLVTHILGHNGIKPHECVHCGKLFKQPSHLQTHLLTHQGTRPHKCTVCEKAFTQTSHLKRHMLQHSDVKPYSCRFCGRGFAYPSELRTHENKHENGQCHVCTQCGMEFPTYAHLKRHLTSHQGPTTYQCTECHKSFAYRSQLQNHLMKHQNVRPYVCPECGMEFVQIHHLRQHALTHKVLAAQALALKGMKEFKCDVCAREFTLSANLKRHMLIHASVRPFQCHVCFKTFVQKQTLKTHMIVHLPVKPFKCKVCGKSFNRMYNLLGHMHLHAGSKPFKCPYCTSKFNLKGNLSRHMKVKHGIMDASVEGQEAPQDTESQEDYEEESFEFSERENRASNNNNNSSSTPDGAKLSQMEFYSTYGKGTGRFSTT, from the exons ATGAGATCCCTGAAACACCTCAAACATCACTCCAGGAACAATGTG GAGGAGCAGAGCAGTCACCTGGTGCGGACATATCCCAAGATGACTGAAGGCCTAGTGGATGTGGGAACACAAACAGAGCCAGTGGTGGTGCTGTCTCTGGCTCAAGCTGCCGTTCTTGGCCTCATCTCCCAGAATGAAATCTTTGGAGCCACCATTGCACCCAATGGGTTTTACATGGGAGAACCTCGGGAGTGTCCTCCTCCTCCGCCTGAAGCAATGGAGTACGAGTACGCTGACCAGCTCATAGGGGCCAATGGGGACTACCTGGCTGATCCTGCTCGAGAATCAGAACCCCAGCCCCACTGCAGTGAGAGGAAACGCCCCGGTCCTCGTGGGAGGACTAAGAGGCTCAGGAGTGATGGGGAACTGGAGGGTCACCCACCTGAAATAAGCGGTCCACAGGCTCAGGTTAAAGGTGAACAGTCAGAATTGGATACCCCTCCATCCTGCATTCATATACACAATAGGCACAGTTCTGAAAAGCCAGAAGAGCCAGTGACCCCTCAACGTTCTCTGAAAAAGGAGCAGGCATGTGTAAACTGTCCCACATGTGTTAGAGATACAGCCAGCCAGCAAACCGAGGTCCAGCCACAACAAGAGCAAGAAGAAAGTGCAGGTAGGGAAAGACAGGAGAAGCAGGAAGAGTTGGTGGTGGAGGAAGAAGTGGAGGAAGCGCTAAACCTCAAGACTAATGGAGGGAGCAGTAGTCCTCTAGAGAATCGCTACTACGAGTCCAATGGAGTCACTTATGAGTCTGCTGATGTGGCGCTTCCGGCCGAGTACGAAGAGAATGGGCAGGCCATGCTGTGGTCCGACCCCGAGGGCCTTGCCAGGCGTATGCAGATTGACCGGCTGGACATCAACGTACAGATTGACGAATCTTACTGTGTGGACGTGGGAGAAGGTTTGAAACGCTGGAAGTGCCGCATGTGCGAGAAGTCGTACACATCAAAGTATAATCTTGTCACGCATATCCTGGGGCATAATGGAATTAAGCCTCATGAATGCGTGCATTGTGGAAAGCTTTTCAAGCAGCCCAGCCACCTCCAGACTCACCTGCTCACCCACCAAGGAACCCGACCTCACAAGTGCACTGTCTGTGAGAAGGCCTTCACACAGACCAGCCACCTAAAGAGGCACATGTTGCAGCACTCAGATGTCAAGCCCTACAGCTGTCGCTTTTGCGGCCGCGGTTTCGCCTACCCAAGCGAGCTGAGGACCCACGAGAACAAGCACGAGAACGGCCAGTGTCATGTCTGCACACAGTGCGGAATGGAGTTCCCAACCTACGCACACCTGAAGCGCCACCTGACCTCCCATCAGGGCCCCACCACATACCAGTGCACAGAGTGCCACAAGTCTTTCGCGTACCGCAgccagctgcagaaccacttgaTGAAGCACCAGAACGTGCGGCCCTATGTTTGTCCCGAGTGCGGCATGGAGTTTGTGCAGATCCACCACCTCCGACAACACGCTCTCACTCACAAGGTACTGGCAGCGCAAGCCCTCGCTCTTAAG GGTATGAAAGAATTCAAGTGTGACGTCTGTGCCAGAGAGTTTACCCTGTCTGCCAACCTGAAGAGACACATGTTGATCCATGCCAGCGTGAGGCCCTTCCAGTGCCACGTCTGCTTCAAGACCTTTGTCCAAAAGCAGACGCTTAAAACCCACATGATTGTGCACCTGCCAGTCAAGCCTTTCAAATGCAAG GTGTGTGGAAAGTCGTTCAACAGAATGTACAACCTCCTGGGCCACATGCATCTGCATGCCGGCAGCAAGCCCTTCAAGTGTCCTTACTGCACTAGCAAGTTCAACCTGAAGGGCAACCTCAGTCGACACATGAAGGTCAAACACGGCATCATGGACGCATCAGTAGAAGGCCAAG AAGCCCCCCAAGACACAGAAAGTCAGGAGGACTATGAAGAGGAAAGTTTTGAGTTCAGTGAACGAGAAAACCGGGCttctaacaacaataacaacagcagcagcacacCAGATGGAGCCAAACTATCTCAAATGGAGTTTTACAGCACCTATGGGAAGGGTACGGGGCGCTTCAGCACGACCTGA